DNA from Bacillota bacterium:
TGGCATGGGAACTCCACTAGGATAGGAGTATACTCACAGGAGTCTATATAGATAATCTTGCCGCGTTCGCCTACCTCAGCACCCGCGCTGTAACCCACAACTGCCACGTAGTCCCCTTCCGCAAGCTTTGGAGTCTCAATGGGAACCTCGTGCTCATCCTCCAAAGCTTGGAGTATTCTCAGTAGTGAGCCATACGTAACTGTGGTGTCAAGCCCCCCTACCATATCTACCTTTCCCGAAGACTTACGTTGGACTTTCGATGTACCACCATATCCCCGTGCTTTACCCTTTAGTACTGCAATAGCTTTCTCTACATTCATCTTCCCCTCCTTCCTATATTCTATCAACTCTTCCCTCTATTGTCAAGTTTTACCATCACCCCACTTCCAGTCAAAAATCCAATATCTATAGCCTCTTTGACAATAGCGTATGCCTTCGTCCTCCCGCCGTACCCCCTCTCCATCAGCTCCTTGGCCAGATCTCCCTGCTTGATCTGCCCCCCATGCTCCTCCAAGATCTCTTGGATGGCGGCGTACTCACTCCCCACCTCTTCTTCCACTACCCTAAAGAACTTCCCCCTCGGTTGCCACTCCAATTTAATCGCCCCAGGAAGGGCATCCATTCTATTCCGCGCCTTTACTATATGTAGCTTAGCCTGTGGTGCCCCCGGCTGCCCCACCAAGAGCATGACAGTATCTGCCCACCCAGCCCACGCACTCGATCCTCTCAACCACATGACAGACGGCTTACCCCCCGTAAACGACGATGCTTTATTGAAGTGGTGGTCAAGGATAATTGCCCTATTTGGCCCCTTCACTAAATCAAATGCTTCCTCCGCGGGCTTAATGGTATGAACCATATTCTCATCCCCACTGTGCATCTGGTACAGTGGATCAAATGCTACAAGATTTATATCCAGTTCCCCACACATCCGCTCTAGCCCAGGAGCTTCCTGTACGATAGAGAAACTCTCTTCCGTAGACAGCCAGAAGTTCTCAGGAATGGGGGCACCAGCCTTCCACCTTGCTAGTCTACTACCCTTACCTGCCAGCAAAGCCTCGGTGATCTCAGTCTGGATAAGTAGAGAGTTCAATGGCTTCCTTACCTTCCACAACCCCAACCAAGGCTCCCCAGCAGCAGCTTCTAGCTCTAGCTGTAAGGTAAGATAACTCTTACCTGCTCCTGTCTCCCCCCCTATCACTAAGCGACTACCCTCAAAGAGCAGACCCCCCTCGACAAGCGTTGTGTCGGGGAAGCGCCTCTTCATTAGCTCGTCTACCCTAGTTGGCTTCTTCATTTCT
Protein-coding regions in this window:
- a CDS encoding AAA family ATPase codes for the protein MKKPTRVDELMKRRFPDTTLVEGGLLFEGSRLVIGGETGAGKSYLTLQLELEAAAGEPWLGLWKVRKPLNSLLIQTEITEALLAGKGSRLARWKAGAPIPENFWLSTEESFSIVQEAPGLERMCGELDINLVAFDPLYQMHSGDENMVHTIKPAEEAFDLVKGPNRAIILDHHFNKASSFTGGKPSVMWLRGSSAWAGWADTVMLLVGQPGAPQAKLHIVKARNRMDALPGAIKLEWQPRGKFFRVVEEEVGSEYAAIQEILEEHGGQIKQGDLAKELMERGYGGRTKAYAIVKEAIDIGFLTGSGVMVKLDNRGKS